A DNA window from Vigna angularis cultivar LongXiaoDou No.4 chromosome 1, ASM1680809v1, whole genome shotgun sequence contains the following coding sequences:
- the LOC108325646 gene encoding fasciclin-like arabinogalactan protein 21 — MENSFSLRFALLCAASFLAILYGTKVTATTATPATTATNQGFEAPFPPSNPPPTPHNIQEHSFFSHTALLPPILSHLGFHELATAAPSLSDAATTASSAWNGPSTIFAPSDASLRTCVSCSVPNLLREHIVPGLFTIDYLRKLAFGTKIETLSAGRCITVTSETHHRNTNTNTNTNNTMAAAKVFIGGVEITQPDLFNNGMVVVHGLQGFVSPLSPFSCEVERMTSLSFPFHPDHRSGHGQHHLHSNNAAAQPSMMRLMLRDAMLRLRNNGFSILALAMKVKYAELVTLNNMTVFAVDDISIFSGSHAYISNVRFHIVPNHYLSIADLEKLPVGTALPTLERGQPLIITTSGGGEMSAPMRINYVRLKVADLIRNVKIVVHSVYLPFPHINPVAAVYDTIVGGEGASEGESDVSDSAEQMPHGTCSALDGRGSCVTGVPPLPHVKAMVEIEDHHGL, encoded by the exons ATGGAAAATTCCTTCTCCCTGCGATTCGCGCTTCTATGCGCCGCGTCTTTCCTTGCCATACTCTACGGCACCAAGGTCACGGCCACAACCGCCACCCCTGCCACCACCGCCACCAACCAAGGTTTCGAAGCTCCCTTCCCGCCATCCAATCCTCCACCAACTCCGCACAATATCCAAGAACACTCGTTCTTTTCTCACACCGCGCTCCTCCCTCCGATCTTATCTCACCTCGGCTTCCACGAGCTGGCAACGGCAGCACCCTCACTGTCCGACGCAGCAACCACCGCTTCCTCAGCCTGGAACGGTCCTTCCACAATCTTCGCTCCCTCCGATGCTTCTCTCCGCACCTGCGTTTCTTGCTCCGTCCCGAACCTCCTCCGCGAGCACATCGTTCCCGGCCTCTTCACCATCGATTATCTCCGGAAACTTGCTTTCGGCACAAAGATTGAGACCTTGAGTGCAGGACGTTGCATCACTGTTACCTCCGAGACGCATCATCGGAACACCAATACCAATACCAACACCAACAACACCATGGCCGCCGCAAAG GTTTTCATAGGCGGTGTGGAGATCACGCAACCGGATCTCTTCAACAACGGCATGGTAGTTGTTCACGGCCTTCAAGGTTTCGTCTCCCCTCTATCCCCGTTCTCTTGCGAGGTGGAGAGGATGACGTCGCTCTCATTTCCGTTCCATCCGGATCACCGTTCCGGTCACGGTCAGCATCATCTCCACTCTAACAACGCGGCCGCGCAACCTTCTATGATGCGCTTGATGCTCCGAGACGCGATGCTCAGACTCCGCAACAACGGCTTCAGCATCCTCGCCCTGGCGATGAAGGTTAAGTACGCGGAGCTCGTGACGCTTAACAACATGACTGTGTTCGCCGTCGACGACATCTCCATCTTCTCCGGTTCGCACGCTTACATCAGTAACGTCAGGTTCCACATCGTGCCGAACCATTACCTGTCGATTGCGGATCTCGAGAAGCTTCCAGTCGGAACTGCTCTGCCAACGCTGGAACGAGGTCAGCCGCTCATCATCACGACCTCCGGCGGAGGAGAGATGTCGGCACCAATGAGGATTAACTACGTGAGGCTTAAGGTTGCGGATTTGATCCGCAACGTGAAGATCGTGGTGCACAGTGTGTATTTACCGTTTCCCCATATCAATCCTGTGGCTGCTGTTTATGATACTATCGTAGGCGGTGAAGGAGCCTCAGAAGGAGAGAGTGATGTTTCAGATTCTGCAGAACAGATGCCACATGGAACTTGTTCAGCTCTTGATGGACGTGGAAGTTGCGTCACTGGTGTGCCTCCATTGCCTCACGTCAAGGCAATGGTGGAGATTGAAGACCACCATGGCCTGTGA
- the LOC108339161 gene encoding L-ascorbate oxidase, producing MAEKIIQKYNNLIPYIEFIHYIKTILATPLNYISISFISFLGIFYLLGMVELRFSSKAIPTTLLLLCFFLILGNFRNAEARNRHYKWNVKYEFRSPDCFKKLVITINGNTPGPTIQAEEGDTVVVQVNNTLLTENLSIHWHGIRQIGTPWFDGTEGVTQCPILPGDTFVYRFVVDRPGTYLYHAHYGMQREAGLYGLIRVAARDPEPFTYDFDRSIILNDWYHKSTYEQAAGLSSIPFQWVGEPESLLIHGKGRFNCSQSPSLRTDVCDMSKCSPFVQTVIPGKTYRLRIGSLTALSALSFQIEGHNMTVVEADGHYVEPFVVKNLFIYSGETYSVLVKTDQDPSRNYWITSNVVSRNRTTPPGLGIFNYYPNHPKRSPPTVPPSPPAWDDVEPRLAQSLAIKARQGYIQKPPTTSDRVILLLNTQNNISEYRHWSVNNVSFTLPHTPYLIALKENITNAFDPTPPPDGHEFANYDIFNVSPNANATSSNGIYRLKFNTTVDLILQNANTMNKNNSETHPWHLHGHDFWVLGYGKGKFDANNDTKKYNLENPIMKNTVPVHPFGWTALRFRSDNPGVWAFHCHIESHFYMGMGVVFEEGIERVGKLPSSIMGCGQTKGFHRP from the exons ATGGCggaaaaaataatacaaaaatataataatctaattccATACATTGAGTTCATCCATTATATAAAGACAATCCTCGCAACACCTCTAAACTATATCTCAATTAGCTTTATCTCTTTCTTAGGCATATTTTACTTGCTAGGCATGGTTGAGCTTCGGTTCAGCTCAAAGGCTATTCCAACAACGTTGTTGCTTCTGTGTTTCTTCCTCATTTTGGGGAATTTCCGCAATGCAGAGGCCAGAAATAGACATTACAAATGGAATGTGAAGTATGAGTTTAGGTCCCCAGATTGCTTTAAGAAGCTGGTTATCACAATCAATGGAAACACTCCAGGGCCCACCATCCAGGCTGAGGAGGGTGACACGGTTGTTGTTCAAGTTAACAACACTTTGCTCACAGAAAACCTTTCCATCCACTGGCATGGCATCAGACAG ATTGGAACTCCTTGGTTTGATGGAACAGAAGGAGTAACTCAATGTCCGATATTGCCTGGCGACACATTTGTTTATCGGTTTGTTGTAGACAGG CCTGGTACATATCTTTACCATGCTCACTACGGAATGCAAAGGGAAGCGGGGCTATATGGACTGATTCGTGTGGCAGCCCGTGACCCTGAACCCTTTACCTATGACTTTGACAGAAGCATTATTCTGAACGATTGGTACCACAAGAGCACTTACGAACAAGCTGCTGGACTGTCTTCAATTCCATTCCAATGGGTGGGAGAACCTGAG TCACTTCTGATTCATGGAAAAGGAAGATTCAACTGCTCCCAATCTCCAAGCTTGAGAACAGATGTTTGTGACATGTCAAAATGTTCTCCCTTTGTACAAACGGTGATCCCAGGGAAAACATACCGACTCAGAATTGGCAGCTTGACTGCTTTATCTGCACTTAGTTTCCAAATAGAG GGCCATAATATGACGGTGGTTGAAGCAGATGGTCACTATGTCGAACCATTTGTGGTGAAAAACCTCTTCATATACTCTGGTGAGACATACTCAGTTCTGGTGAAAACGGATCAAGACCCATCAAGGAACTATTGGATCACTTCAAACGTGGTAAGCAGAAACAGAACCACCCCACCAGGGTTGGGCATTTTCAACTACTACCCCAACCACCCAAAACGGTCCCCTCCAACGGTTCCACCTTCCCCTCCTGCATGGGACGACGTTGAGCCAAGGCTGGCACAGAGCCTCGCCATCAAGGCACGCCAAGGGTACATTCAAAAGCCACCCACAACCTCGGATAGAGTCATACTGCTCCTCAACACACAGAACAACATAAGCGAGTACAGACACTGGTCTGTCAACAATGTCTCTTTCACACTCCCTCACACCCCTTATCTCATTGCCCTCAAAGAGAACATAACCAACGCATTTGaccccactcctccccctgaCGGCCATGAATTTGCCAACTACGACATTTTCAATGTGTCCCCAAACGCGAATGCCACTTCTAGCAACGGCATTTACAGGCTGAAGTTCAACACGACGGTGGATCTCATACTTCAAAATGCCAACACCATGAACAAAAACAACAGCGAGACGCATCCGTGGCACCTTCACGGGCACGACTTTTGGGTTCTTGGGTATGGGAAGGGAAAATTTGACGCGAACAACGATACGAAAAAGTATAATTTGGAGAATCCCATAATGAAGAATACGGTTCCGGTTCACCCCTTTGGTTGGACAGCGCTGAGGTTTAGGTCGGATAACCCTGGCGTGTGGGCTTTCCATTGCCATATAGAGTCTCACTTCTACATGGGAATGGGAGTGGTTTTTGAAGAAGGAATCGAAAGGGTTGGGAAGCTCCCTTCATCCATCATGGGTTGTGGTCAAACCAAAGGTTTTCATAGGCCATAG
- the LOC108338171 gene encoding photosynthetic NDH subunit of lumenal location 4, chloroplastic: MALSLCSGVRVPYCSPSCFWKPNGKNCEAPTKLPCAVHSKKNPLVGMGIGLVTAWVMGLTALDADATRIEYYATVGEPLCEYKYVKSGLGYCDIVEGFGVEAPLGELINVHYTARFADGIVFDSSYKRGRSLTMRIGVGKVIKGLDQGILGGEGVPPMRIGGKRKLQIPPQLAYGPEPAGCFSGDCNIPANATLLYDVNFVELYSGNRSK; this comes from the exons ATGGCACTCTCACTGTGTTCCGGTGTTCGCGTTCCTTATTGCTCTCCTTCGTGTTTTTGGAAACCAAATGGTAAGAATTGCGAAGCGCCTACTAAGTTGCCATGTGCAGTTCACAGTAAGAAAAATCCATTGGTTGGAATGGGTATTGGGTTGGTAACAGCGTGGGTGATGGGTTTAACGGCATTGGACGCGGACGCCACGAGAATCGAATACTACGCTACCGTTGGAGAGCCTTTGTGTGAGTACAAGTATGTGAAGTCTGGCCTCGGTTACTGTGATATTGTTGAGGGCTTCGGTGTAGAAGCTCCACTCGGTGAGCTTATCAAT GTTCACTATACTGCGAGATTTGCCGATGGAATAGTGTTTGATAGCAGCTACAAACGTGGTAGATCTCTCACCATGCGCATTGGTGTTGGCAAG GTAATCAAGGGACTGGATCAGGGAATTTTAGGGGGTGAAGGAGTACCTCCAATGCGGATAg GTGGGAAACGCAAACTGCAGATTCCTCCACAGTTAGCATATGGCCCTGAACCTGCGGGGTGCTTCTCAG GTGACTGCAACATACCCGCCAATGCCACTCTTCTGTATGATGTTAACTTTGTTGAGCTTTATTCGGGGAACAGATCAAAGTGA
- the LOC108342871 gene encoding protein CELLULOSE SYNTHASE INTERACTIVE 1: MATTLAWRHAGNNANDLERNGDRNTQDSEPATPHSVLKMGFRERNSSMEDPDGTLASVAQCIEQLRQSSYSVQEKEYSLRQLLELIDMRENAFSAVGSHSQAVPVLVSLLRSGSLNVKIQAATVLGSLCKENELKVKVLLGGCIPPLLSLLKSSSTEGQIAAAKTIYAVSQGGVKDHVGSKIFSTEGVVPVLWEQLKTGLKAGNVVEGLLTGALKNLSSNTEGFWNATIRAGGVDILVKLLAKGQPSSLANVCNLLASVMMEDASVCSKVLTAEVTKQLLKLLGPGNDDSVRAEAAGALKSLSAQCKEARREIANANGIPSLINATIAPSKEFMQGECAQALQENAMSALANISGGLSYVISSLGQSLESCTSPTQIADTLGALASALMIYDTKAESTRASDPLVVEQTLLKQFEPRLPFLVKERTIEALASLYGNSVLSNKLANADAKHLLVGLITMAANEVQDELIKALLTVCKSEGSLWRALQGREGVQLLISLLGLSSEQQQECAVALLCLLSFENDESKWAITAAGGIPPLVQILETGSAKAKEDSATILKNLCNHSEDIRACVESADAVPALLWLLKNGSPNGKDIAAKTLNHLIHKSDTTTISQLTALLTSDLPDSKVYVLDALRSMLSVAPLSDILREGSAASDAFDTMIILLGSAKEETQAKSASALAGVFETRKDVRESSIAVKTLLSAKKLLNAESESILIESSHCLAAIFLSIKENRDVATIARDTLSPLVSLANSSVLEVAEMATCALANLILDGEVAEKAIAEEVILPATRILCEGTISGKTHAAAAIARLLHSRAVDYAVTDCVNRAGTVLALVSFLDSAVNGSVATSEALEALAILSRSVETRENIKSACAVLAEFPKSISPIVLCIVDSEPMLQDKTIEISSRLCKDQPVVLGETIVSAPGCISSIAKRIISSTNVKVKIGGAALLICTSKANHQRLVEDLSSSNLCFDLIRSLVDILVSAVPSSGYLDGDNQELISICRHITEEANNSESNTSTSFICGVDLALWLLSILACNDEKNKIAIMEAGAIDVLIDRISNCFSQYSQIDYKEDSVMWIHALLLAILFQNRDIIRAHPTMKSVPALTSLMKSEPSANKYFAAQSIASLVCNGSRGTLLSVANSGAAGGLISLLGCADTDIQDLLELSEEFSLVRYPDQVALERLFRVEDIRVGASSRKAIPALVDLLKPIPDRPGAPFLALVLLTQLGKDCPSNMSVMVESGALEALTKYLSLSPQDATEEAATDLLGILFSSAEIRRHESAFGAVAQLIAVLRLGGRGARYSAAKALESLFSADHIRNAEIARQAVQPLVEILSTGSEKEQHAAIAALVGLLSENPSRALAVADVEKNAVEVLCRILSSSCSMDLKGDAAELCCALFGNTRIRSTAAAASCVEPLVSLLVSEFSPAQLSVVRALDRLVDDEQLAELVAAHGAVVPLVGLLSGTNYILHEAISRALVKLGKDRPACKMEMVKAGVIESVLDILHEAPDYLCAAFAELLRILTNNASIAKGPSAGKVVEPLFLLLTRQEFGPDGQHSALQVLVNILEHPKCRADHSLTSRQVIEPLIPLLDSSISAVQQLAAELLSHLLLEERLQKDPVTQQAIGPLIRVLGSGIHILQQRAVKALVSIALTWPNEIAKEGGVIEISKVILQADPSLPHALWESAASVLSSILQFSSEFYLEVPIAVLVRLLRSGSESTVVGALNALLVLENDDGTSAEAMSESGAIEALLELLRSHQCEETAARLLEVLLNNVKIRETKVTKSAIVPLSQYLLDPQTQAQQARLLATLALGDLFQNEGLARTSDAVSACRALVNVLEDQPTEEMKVVAICALQNLVMYSRSNRRAVAEAGGVQVVLDLIGSSNPETSVQAAMFVKLLFSNNTIQEYASSETVRAITAAIEKDLWASGTVNDEYLKALNSLFSNFPRLRATEPSTLSIPHLVTALKTGSEACQEAALDALFLLRQAWSACPAEVSRAQSIAAADAIPLLQYLIQSGPPRFQEKAEFLLQCLPGTLVVIIKRGNNMKQSVGNPSVYCKLTLGNTPPRQTQVVSTGPNPEWDESFSWTFESPPKGQKLHISCKNKSKVGKSKFGKVTIQIDRVVMLGSVAGEYALLPQSKSGPPRNLEIEFQWSNK; encoded by the exons ATGGCCACTACACTTGCTTGGAGACACGCTGGCAACAATGCAAATGATCTG GAAAGAAATGGTGATAGGAATACTCAAGATTCAGAGCCCGCAACTCCACATTCTGTTCTGAAGATGGGATTTAG AGAGCGTAACAGCAGCATGGAGGATCCAGATGGAACATTAGCTAGTGTTGCCCAATGCATTGAGCAGTTGCGTCAGAGCTCTTATTCTGTGCAGGAGAAAGAGTATTCCTTAAGACAGCTATTGGAGCTTATAGATATGCGGGAAAATGCTTTTAGTGCTGTTGGATCTCACTCTCAGGCAGTTCCAGtacttgtttcccttctcaggTCTGGTTCATTGAATGTAAAGATACAGGCAGCAACTGTCTTGGGCTCCCTTTGTAAAGAAAATGAACTAAAGGTGAAGGTCTTGCTTGGAGGATGCATTCCTCCATTGCTTAGTCTATTAAAGTCCAGTTCTACCGAAGGACAAATTGCTGCTGCAAAGACTATTTATGCTGTTTCTCAAGGTGGTGTAAAGGATCATGTTggttcaaaaatattttcaactgAAGGAGTTGTACCAGTGCTCTGGGAGCAGCTTAAAACTGGTCTAAAGGCAGGAAATGTAGTTGAAGGTTTATTGACTGGTGCATTGAAAAATCTCTCCAGCAACACTGAGGGATTCTGGAATGCAACTATACGAGCTGGAGGAGTGGACATATTAGTGAAGTTACTGGCAAAAGGACAGCCCAGCAGTTTAGCAAATGTGTGCAATTTACTTGCTTCTGTAATGATGGAGGATGCATCTGTTTGTTCAAAGGTGTTGACAGCGGAGGTGACAAAACAACTTCTGAAACTATTAGGCCCTGGTAATGATGACTCTGTTAGAGCTGAAGCAGCTGGTGCTCTTAAATCTCTTTCTGCTCAGTGCAAAGAAGCAAGGCGAGAGATAGCCAATGCTAATGGTATTCCTTCTCTGATCAATGCTACCATAGCTCCTTCCAAAGAATTCATGCAGGGTGAGTGTGCTCAAGCATTACAAGAGAATGCTATGAGTGCTCTAGCAAACATCTCTGGTGGTTTGTCTTATGTCATATCTAGCCTTGGTCAAAGTCTTGAATCATGCACCTCACCTACCCAAATTGCTGACACATTAGGAGCTTTGGCATCAGCTCTCATGATTTATGATACCAAGGCCGAATCAACCAGAGCATCAGATCCTTTGGTTGTCGAGCAGACATTACTCAAACAATTTGAACCTCGCTTGCCCTTCCTTGTGAAGGAACGGACCATTGAAGCGCTTGCCAGTTTGTATGGAAATTCCGTACTTTCAAATAAACTTGCAAATGCGGATGCAAAACATCTGCTAGTTGGTTTGATAACAATGGCTGCAAATGAAGTGCAAGACGAGCTTATAAAAGCTCTGTTGACAGTGTGCAAAAGTGAAGGCAGTCTATGGCGTGCACTTCAGGGCCGTGAAGGAGTTCAGCTATTGATATCTCTTTTGGGGCTTTCATCAGAACAGCAACAAGAGTGCGCAGTTGCCCTGCTTTGCCTTCTATcatttgaaaatgatgaaagtaAATGGGCGATTACTGCAGCTGGTGGCATACCTCCACTCGTTCAAATTTTGGAGACAGGATCAGCAAAAGCAAAGGAAGATTCAGCAACAATCCTTAAGAACCTGTGCAATCATAGCGAAGATATACGCGCTTGTGTTGAAAGTGCCGATGCTGTTCCTGCATTATTGTGGCTATTGAAAAATGGAAGCCCAAATGGGAAGGATATTGCTGCAAAAACTTTAAATCATTTAATTCATAAATCGGATACTACAACCATTAGTCAGCTTACAGCTTTATTGACTAGTGATCTTCCTGATTCTAAGGTTTATGTTTTGGACGCTTTAAGAAGTATGCTTTCTGTTGCTCCCCTTAGTGACATTTTACGTGAAGGTAGTGCTGCCAGCGATGCATTTGATACTATGATAATATTATTGGGCTCTGCCAAAgaagaaactcaggcaaagtctGCATCGGCTCTGGCAGGAGTTTTTGAAACAAGGAAAGATGTGCGTGAAAGTAGCATTGCCGTCAAAACTCTTTTGTCAGCCAAGAAATTGCTCAATGCTGAATCTGAAAGTATCCTGATTGAGTCCTCCCACTGCCTGGCTGCAATATTTCTTTCCATCAAAGAGAACAGGGATGTAGCTACTATCGCCAGAGACACATTATCCCCTCTAGTTTCACTAGCAAATTCTTCAGTTTTGGAAGTTGCAGAGATGGCCACATGTGCTCTGGCAAACCTTATTTTGGATGGTGAAGTTGCAGAGAAAGCTATTGCAGAAGAAGTTATCTTACCTGCCACTAGAATATTATGTGAAGGCACAATTTCGGGAAAAACTCATGCTGCAGCAGCAATTGCTCGCCTCTTACATTCTCGGGCTGTAGATTATGCTGTAACTGATTGTGTGAATCGTGCTGGAACTGTTCTTGCATTAGTTTCTTTCTTAGATTCTGCTGTCAATGGATCTGTTGCTACATCGGAGGCTCTAGAAGCACTTGCCATACTGTCCAGGTCGGTAGAGACCagagaaaatattaaatctGCTTGTGCTGTTTTGGCTGAATTCCCTAAAAGCATAAGCCCAATAGTCTTGTGTATTGTTGATTCGGAGCCAATGTTGCAGGATAAAACTATTGAGATTTCATCTCGATTATGTAAGGATCAGCCTGTTGTTTTAGGAGAGACTATTGTGTCAGCACCTGGATGTATATCTTCAATAGCTAAGAGGATAATTAGTTCCACAAATGTAAAGGTCAAAATTGGGGGAGCAGCGCTCCTTATTTGTACTTCTAAAGCAAATCATCAGAGACTGGTGGAGGATCTGAGTTCATCGAATTTGTGTTTTGATCTTATTCGATCTCTTGTTGATATTCTTGTTTCTGCAGTGCCTTCTTCGGGTTACCTGGATGGTGACAACCAGGAGCTCATTAGCATATGCAGGCACATAACAGAAGAGGCCAACAATTCTGAATCCAACACTAGCACTAGCTTTATCTGTGGTGTTGACTTGGCGCTATGGCTACTGTCTATTCTTGCTTgtaatgatgaaaaaaataaaattgcaatAATGGAGGCTGGAGCAATTGATGTTCTCATCGACAGAATCTCGAATTGTTTCTCGCAATATTCTCAG ATTGACTACAAAGAAGATAGCGTCATGTGGATTCATGCTTTGTTGTTGGCGATATTGTTTCAAAATAGAGATATCATACGGGCACATCCAACTATGAAATCTGTACCAGCACTTACCAGTTTAATGAAATCAGAGCCATCAGCAAACAAATATTTTGCTGCACAATCTATAGCTAGCCTTGTCTGTAATGGTAGCAGGGGAACACTCCTGTCTGTGGCAAATTCTGGGGCAGCAGGTGGACTTATCTCTTTGCTTGGCTGTGCTGATACTGATATACAGGATCTTCTGGAATTGTCAGAGGAATTTTCTTTGGTGCGTTATCCTGATCAAGTGGCTCTTGAGAGGTTGTTTCGAGTTGAAGATATAAGAGTTGGAGCCAGTTCTCGGAAGGCTATACCAGCCTTAGTTGATCTGCTCAAACCAATTCCAGATCGTCCAGGGGCACCCTTTTTGGCACTTGTACTTTTGACTCAGCTCGGTAAAGATTGCCCTTCAAATATGAGTGTAATGGTGGAGTCTGGGGCCTTAGAAGCACTTACGAAGTATCTTTCACTCAGTCCGCAAGATGCAACTGAAGAAGCTGCTACAGATCTGCTAGGAATTCTGTTTAGCAGTGCTGAAATAAGAAGACACGAATCAGCATTTGGCGCTGTTGCTCAACTTATAGCTGTGCTACGGTTAGGAGGAAGAGGTGCAAGGTATAGTGCTGCAAAAGCCTTGGAAAGTTTGTTTTCTGCTGATCACATCAGAAATGCAGAGATTGCTCGGCAGGCTGTTCAACCATTGGTGGAGATTCTCAGTACTGGTTCAGAAAAGGAGCAGCATGCTGCCATTGCTGCATTGGTGGGGTTACTGAGTGAAAATCCATCAAGAGCTCTTGCTGTTGCAGATGTTGAGAAGAATGCAGTGGAAGTTCTTTGTAGGATCCTTTCATCAAGTTGTTCAATGGACCTGAAAGGGGATGCTGCTGAATTATGTTGTGCTCTTTTTGGAAATACAAGGATTCGCTCCACAGCAGCTGCTGCAAGTTGTGTTGAACCTCTTGTCTCTCTCCTTGTATCTGAGTTCAGTCCAGCTCAGCTTTCAGTTGTCAGGGCACTGGATAGGCTTGTTGATGATGAGCAACTGGCGGAATTAGTTGCTGCACATGGTGCAGTTGTTCCTCTTGTTGGCCTACTGTCGGGTACAAATTATATACTACATGAGGCCATTTCCAGAGCTCTAGTCAAGTTGGGAAAAGACAGGCCTGCTTGTAAAATGGAGATGGTTAAAGCTGGAGTTATTGAAAGCGTACTTGACATCTTACATGAAGCACCCGATTATCTATGTGCAGCTTTTGCAGAATTGTTGCGTATATTGACTAATAATGCTAGTATAGCTAAAGGACCATCTGCTGGTAAAGTGGTTGAACCATTGTTTTTGTTACTGACAAGGCAGGAATTTGGGCCTGATGGACAGCACAGTGCATTGCAGGTTTTGGTTAATATCTTAGAACATCCAAAGTGTCGTGCTGACCATTCATTAACTTCTCGCCAAGTTATTGAACCACTTATCCCTTTGCTCGATTCTTCAATTTCAGCAGTGCAACAGTTGGCTGCTGAGCTTCTTTCACATCTACTTCTCGAAGAACGCCTTCAGAAGGATCCTGTGACACAGCAAGCAATTGGCCCTCTCATTCGAGTTCTTGGTTCTGGTATACACATACTGCAGCAGAGAGCTGTAAAAGCCCTTGTTAGTATTGCACTAACATGGCCAAACGAAATTGCTAAAGAGGGTGGTGTCATTGAAATTTCCAAAGTGATATTGCAAGCTGATCCTTCCCTTCCTCACGCTTTATGGGAGTCTGCTGCCTCCGTTTTGTCTAGTATTCTGCAGTTTAGCTCTGAATTCTACTTGGAAGTGCCTATTGCTGTATTGGTAAGGTTGCTTCGATCTGGCTCAGAGAGCACGGTTGTTGGTGCTTTAAATGCTCTTTTGGTGCTAGAAAACGATGATGGAACTAGTGCAGAAGCTATGTCGGAAAGTGGAGCTATAGAGGCTCTCTTGGAGCTCCTGCGATCTCATCAGTGTGAGGAAACTGCCGCAAGACTTTTAGAAGTATTGCTGAACAATGTAAAGATTCGAGaaacaaaagtaacaaaatcaGCTATCGTACCACTATCGCAGTACCTTTTGGACCCACAAACTCAAGCACAGCAGGCAAGGTTATTGGCAACTTTGGCTCTCGGGGATCTGTTTCAGAATGAGGGCCTTGCTCGAACAAGTGATGCAGTTTCAGCTTGTCGTGCTTTAGTAAACGTGCTTGAAGACCAACCAACAGAAGAAATGAAAGTTGTAGCCATATGTGCTTTGCAGAATCTTGTGATGTATAGTCGATCAAATAGAAGAGCAGTTGCAGAGGCTGGTGGTGTTCAGGTTGTACTGGATCTGATAGGTTCAAGTAATCCAGAAACATCAGTTCAGGCTGCGATGTTTGTTAAACTTTTATTCTCAAATAATACTATTCAAGAGTATGCTTCCAGTGAAACAGTCAGAGCGATAACTG CTGCTATTGAAAAAGATTTATGGGCTTCTGGAACTGTGAATGACGAGTATCTGAAAGCCTTAAATTCTCTATTTAGCAACTTCCCAAGACTTAGAGCAACTGAACCATCTACACTTAGCATTCCCCATCTGGTTACAGCCTTAAAGACAGGTTCAGAAGCGTGTCAGGAAGCAGCATTAGATGCACTTTTCCTGCTCAGACAAGCTTGGTCAGCATGCCCAGCTGAAGTTTCTAGAGCTCAGTCAATTGCAGCTGCAGATGCTATTCCACTGCTGCAGTACTTAATACAGTCTGGGCCACCTCGGTTTCAGGAGAAAGCAGAATTTTTGTTGCAGTGTTTGCCGGGGACATTGGTAGTGATCATCAAACGTGGTAACAATATGAAACAATCCGTTGGAAACCCAAGTGTTTACTGCAAGCTTACACTCGGCAACACTCCTCCAAGGCAAACCCAg GTGGTTTCAACTGGCCCTAATCCAGAGTGGGATGAGAGCTTTTCATGGACCTTTGAGAGTCCTCCCAAAGGCCAGAAGCTTCATATTTCTTGCAAAAATAAGAGCAAAGTGGGAAAG AGTAAATTCGGGAAAGTAACAATCCAGATTGATCGAGTGGTAATGCTTGGATCAGTGGCCGGAGAGTACGCTTTGTTGCCTCAAAGTAAAAGTGGGCCGCCACGGAATCTAGAAATAGAATTTCAGTGGTCTAACAAGTGA
- the LOC108338494 gene encoding heavy metal-associated isoprenylated plant protein 23, whose product MGVGGTLEYLSDLMGSGYQQRKKKKKQFQTVELKVRMDCDGCELKVKNALSSLSGVKSVEINRKQQKVTVSGYVEANKVLKKAKSTGKKAEIWPYVPYNLVAHPYAVAAYDKKAPPGYVRRVEVPANTGTITRYEDPYVTMFSDENPNACSIV is encoded by the exons ATGGGAGTTGGAGGCACACTGGAGTACTTGTCTGATCTAATGGGTAGTGGGTACCagcagaggaagaaaaagaagaagcagtTTCAGACGGTGGAGTTGAAGGTGAGGATGGATTGTGATGGGTGTGAGCTTAAGGTCAAGAACGCCCTCTCTTCGCTCAGCG GAGTGAAATCTGTAGAGATAAACCGTAAACAGCAGAAAGTGACAGTAAGTGGGTATGTTGAAGCAAACAAGGTGTTGAAGAAGGCGAAGTCAACAGGGAAAAAGGCTGAGATTTGGCCGTATGTGCCATACAACTTGGTGGCACATCCATATGCAGTTGCAGCTTATGATAAGAAGGCTCCTCCTGGTTATGTGAGGAGAGTGGAGGTTCCTGCTAACACTGGAACAATCACAAGATATGAAGACCCTTACGTCACCATGTTCAGTGATGAAAACCCAAATGCCTGCTCTATCGTGTAG